The DNA window CTCAATGCCCCGCACCCCAAAGCCCCCGGGGACAATAATCCCGTCCACATCCCGCAGATGTTCGGCGGCATTCTGCTCCGTGACCGTTGTGGTCTCAATCCATTTGACGTTCACCTTGCAGCCGAGATGAACCCCCGCATGCTCCAGCGCATTCAGAATGGACGCATAACTGTCCCGAACCGACGTGTATTTGCCGGTAATCCCGATGGTGACAGACCTCGTCTCCCGCCCGATTTTGTCCGTAAAATCACACCAGCGCCCCCACTCCTTCCGCTCATACCCCAAATTGATGCGGTCCTCGATTTTGAGCATCCGGATCACCTCAAAATCCAGTCCGCACTCCCGCAGCATCGCCGGAATCGCATAAATGCTCGCCGAGTCATGCATGCTCACCACCCGCTCCAGCGGAACATTGCTGAACACGCTCATCTTCTGGCGGGCCTGCTCGCGGACCGGCTTTTCCGAGCGGCACACGATAATATCCGGCTGAATCCCCATCTGCATCAGCTGCTTGATGCCCAGCTGGGCCGCTTTGGACTTCTGCTCGCCCAGCGTCTTCGGCTCCAAAATATACGTCAGCGCCACAAAGCACGTACTGTGCGGTCCCTCTTCATACGCCAGCTCCCGCATCGCCTCGATATAAAAGGCATTTTCCAAATCCCCCACCGTCCCCCCGATTTCCACAAACACCACATCCGCCTTGGCCGACATCGCCAGTTGCCGCAGTTTGAGCTTCACCTCGCCGGTCACATGCGGAATCATCTGAACATCCCGCCCCAGATAATCCCCGTGCCGCTCCTTATGCAGCACCGAACTGTAAATCTGTCCGCTCGTGGCAAAATTCGCGCGGCTCAGATTCTGGTCCAGCATCCGCTCATACGTGCCCAAATCCATATCGGTTTCCATCCCGTCATCCAGCACGAACACCTCGCCGTGCCGATAGGGATTGAGCGTCCCCGAATCAATATTCAGATATCCCTCCAGTTTAATCGGCGCCACCCGAAGCCCTTTATCCTGAAGCAGCTTGGCCAGACATGAGGAAAAAATCCCCTTGCCCAGCCCGCTCATCACCGTCCCCATCACAATCACATATTTCGTCCGCCCCTTCTGGTATCCTTCCGGCAGCGGCAGGAAAAACTCATCCTCCTGCGTCATCTGGCTGATTTTCGCAAACAAATCCTGACTGCTGAACTCAT is part of the Anaerohalosphaeraceae bacterium genome and encodes:
- a CDS encoding CTP synthase, giving the protein MNEFSSQDLFAKISQMTQEDEFFLPLPEGYQKGRTKYVIVMGTVMSGLGKGIFSSCLAKLLQDKGLRVAPIKLEGYLNIDSGTLNPYRHGEVFVLDDGMETDMDLGTYERMLDQNLSRANFATSGQIYSSVLHKERHGDYLGRDVQMIPHVTGEVKLKLRQLAMSAKADVVFVEIGGTVGDLENAFYIEAMRELAYEEGPHSTCFVALTYILEPKTLGEQKSKAAQLGIKQLMQMGIQPDIIVCRSEKPVREQARQKMSVFSNVPLERVVSMHDSASIYAIPAMLRECGLDFEVIRMLKIEDRINLGYERKEWGRWCDFTDKIGRETRSVTIGITGKYTSVRDSYASILNALEHAGVHLGCKVNVKWIETTTVTEQNAAEHLRDVDGIIVPGGFGVRGIEGKIACVRYARENRLPYLGLCLGFQAAVIEYARNVCGLKGANSTEVDQKCAEPVIDVLPEQKKIEGLGGNMRLGGRDVEIKPNTKAWELFGKAASVRMRFRHRYEVDPRYIEILEKAGLVFSGKAPNQPIMQILELPNHPFFMGTQAHPELTSRPLRPHPFFTGLVRAALERKG